In Microbacterium sp. 1.5R, the following are encoded in one genomic region:
- a CDS encoding glycosyltransferase family 4 protein — MSGKIHVFPAWAQNPYLNMLYVGARSEGWRVEGSKTIETLVDALPGLTDGDIFHIHWTSPIVNSDGTRDIAERSLKRFAGILLRLRKAGVRIIWTVHNTLAHNTPYPDLEVKLARLLAERADRIIQLNASTSEAVSEFYDLPPEKIVTLRHASYAGIYSDPPSQDQARELLGIPSSASVVGFVGQIRGYKGIPTLLRAVGKASSHVDDLVLVLAGKTAPEEIALIERELPTGVPTVRRHSFISDANISAWFAACDVLVFPYERVLNSGSVLLSATFARPCILPAEPHLIAEYGAQPWVTFYDTRRDPVSALADTIAAAFPVREDVRAAATRFASEYSTLHMAWDYVSIIEDLTDSSTQTTEVP; from the coding sequence GTGAGCGGAAAAATCCACGTCTTCCCCGCCTGGGCGCAGAATCCGTATCTGAACATGCTCTATGTCGGGGCACGCTCGGAAGGATGGCGCGTCGAGGGGTCCAAGACCATCGAGACGCTGGTCGACGCTCTGCCCGGCCTGACGGACGGCGACATCTTCCACATCCACTGGACGAGTCCCATCGTGAACTCGGACGGCACTCGTGACATCGCAGAGCGCTCCCTCAAGCGCTTCGCGGGGATCCTCCTGAGGCTGCGCAAGGCGGGCGTGCGGATCATCTGGACCGTCCACAACACGCTGGCTCACAACACCCCGTATCCGGACCTGGAGGTCAAGCTGGCGCGCCTCCTCGCGGAGCGCGCCGATCGGATCATCCAGCTGAACGCCAGCACCAGCGAGGCCGTCTCGGAGTTCTACGATCTCCCACCCGAGAAGATCGTCACCCTGAGGCACGCCAGCTATGCGGGTATCTACTCCGACCCGCCCTCCCAGGACCAGGCCCGTGAGCTTCTCGGGATACCGTCGTCCGCATCGGTGGTCGGATTCGTCGGGCAGATCCGCGGATACAAGGGCATCCCGACCCTGCTGCGCGCGGTGGGGAAGGCGTCATCCCACGTCGACGATCTCGTTCTGGTGCTCGCCGGAAAGACGGCACCCGAGGAGATCGCTCTGATCGAACGGGAGCTGCCGACGGGCGTGCCGACCGTGCGACGGCACTCGTTCATCAGCGACGCGAACATCTCGGCGTGGTTCGCGGCGTGCGACGTGCTGGTCTTCCCCTATGAGCGCGTGCTCAACTCCGGCAGCGTCCTGCTCTCGGCGACGTTCGCGCGACCGTGCATCCTGCCCGCCGAGCCTCATCTCATCGCGGAGTACGGCGCGCAGCCGTGGGTGACCTTCTACGACACCCGGCGCGATCCCGTGTCTGCCCTGGCGGACACGATCGCGGCTGCCTTCCCCGTGAGGGAGGACGTGCGAGCTGCGGCGACGCGATTCGCATCCGAATACTCGACGCTGCACATGGCCTGGGACTATGTGTCGATCATCGAGGACCTGACCGACTCTTCCACGCAGACCACGGAGGTGCCATGA
- a CDS encoding polysaccharide pyruvyl transferase family protein: MTATSGALLTRLGGIDVLSWNPLRTAEGEPGGRLVNNFGDLLGPLLVERILGDPSMRASSTGTSEAPVLITIGSVLHFAPEGAVVWGTGVNFKLASKLPPHFETLDIRSVRGPHSARLITAKGCRVPAVFGDPALLLPRFMPELRSWGRTGAGGMLIAPNLNDFEEMSQTATSLGYTVLDPRAPLNAVLRTIAGSGFVVGSSLHAIAIADSLGIPARFVVSAAEGALKYRDYLAGTGRPLTRISGDISAAIDLGGHTAPDVDLDALLSAFPHDLWGRASSSARPAVFDDRDVILAAWADVGVASGPDESGSRDHFVQEVFPHVVEAGRALIEGDDGTVRSVSRRAFDGSFAEAHAYRLALVPGLEHTDLSTADAGLLAALDGGDPDRFLRALWLEREGPHALMRAVRSAEGLHVLSIALRVGTPTNEVSAIEVVCQDDAGRESTADLPVFAMYHRQWSIDLTASVAMGSEVEIDSVIVRVTHADGSSSQIPVMRGTQDQSTLVGYPSLADSVPWREAGADISLQNGTFTA; the protein is encoded by the coding sequence GTGACAGCCACGAGCGGAGCTCTGCTGACCCGTCTCGGAGGCATCGACGTCCTCTCGTGGAACCCGCTGCGAACGGCCGAGGGCGAACCCGGCGGCCGTCTGGTCAACAACTTCGGAGATCTGCTCGGACCTCTGCTGGTGGAGCGGATACTCGGTGACCCGAGCATGAGGGCGTCTTCGACGGGGACCTCCGAGGCACCGGTGCTGATCACGATCGGTTCGGTGCTTCACTTCGCACCGGAGGGCGCGGTCGTCTGGGGCACCGGGGTGAACTTCAAACTCGCATCCAAGCTGCCGCCCCACTTCGAGACGCTCGACATCCGCAGCGTTCGGGGTCCCCACTCCGCCCGTCTCATCACGGCCAAGGGGTGCAGGGTGCCGGCCGTGTTCGGCGATCCTGCGCTTCTGCTCCCGCGGTTCATGCCGGAGCTGAGAAGCTGGGGCCGTACCGGAGCGGGCGGGATGCTCATCGCCCCGAACCTCAACGACTTCGAAGAGATGTCGCAGACCGCGACCTCGCTCGGCTACACAGTGCTCGATCCGAGAGCGCCGTTGAACGCAGTGCTCCGGACGATCGCCGGGAGCGGCTTCGTCGTGGGGAGTTCGCTGCACGCCATCGCGATCGCGGATTCGCTCGGCATCCCGGCCCGCTTCGTGGTGTCCGCCGCCGAGGGAGCACTCAAGTACCGCGACTATCTGGCGGGAACCGGTCGGCCGCTCACGAGGATCTCGGGGGACATCTCCGCTGCCATCGACCTCGGCGGACACACGGCGCCGGACGTCGACCTCGACGCCCTGCTCTCCGCATTCCCACACGACCTGTGGGGTCGTGCATCGTCGTCCGCGCGACCCGCCGTCTTCGACGACCGCGACGTCATTCTCGCGGCGTGGGCCGACGTGGGTGTCGCGTCGGGACCCGACGAATCCGGGAGCCGTGACCACTTCGTGCAGGAGGTGTTCCCTCATGTCGTCGAGGCGGGCCGCGCCCTGATCGAGGGCGATGACGGGACGGTCCGCTCCGTGTCTCGTCGTGCATTCGACGGCAGCTTCGCGGAAGCGCACGCATACCGACTCGCGCTGGTGCCCGGACTCGAGCACACGGACCTGTCGACGGCCGATGCAGGCCTGCTCGCGGCGCTCGACGGAGGGGACCCCGACAGATTCCTCCGCGCACTCTGGCTCGAGCGCGAAGGGCCGCACGCGCTGATGCGAGCTGTGCGCTCGGCTGAGGGGCTGCACGTCCTCTCGATAGCCCTGCGCGTGGGGACCCCCACCAACGAGGTGTCCGCCATCGAGGTGGTCTGTCAGGATGACGCCGGCAGGGAGAGCACCGCCGACCTGCCCGTCTTCGCGATGTACCACCGCCAATGGTCGATCGACCTCACCGCATCCGTCGCCATGGGCTCGGAGGTCGAGATCGATTCGGTCATCGTCCGCGTGACCCACGCGGACGGGTCATCCTCGCAGATCCCCGTCATGCGGGGGACCCAGGACCAGAGCACCCTCGTGGGGTACCCGTCGCTCGCGGACTCCGTGCCGTGGCGGGAAGCCGGTGCCGACATCAGTCTTCAGAATGGGACATTCACAGCGTGA
- a CDS encoding GSCFA domain-containing protein, translating to MSTESQSGTPVARSPYRGRPGRTFWKKSISGRDVTDLQGIYTKKFEIDPSSSVATAGSCFAQHISRYLRGAGYNVVDAEPGPGNVDVELLREHGYGVYSARYGNIYFVRQLLQLAQEAFSGSVREDIAWQRGDRWFDALRPAVEPEGLASAAHVERQRAEHIVAVRSVLTDSDVLVFTLGLTEGWEDVRSGTIYPTAPGTIAGDYDPDRYRFHNFTVSEIVQDFTEFRTLVRTVNPGIKFLLTVSPVPLAATATDDNVLVATTYSKAVLRAAAGMLASEFDDIDYFPSYEIVTSHAPGNEPFDETGRNVRPETVEKVMAYFLSEHVARGAEADADADAEHPVAPPASPEAAGRNPKSADYEAVDERVFCEEAILEAFADED from the coding sequence ATGAGCACCGAATCACAGTCAGGCACACCGGTCGCGCGATCGCCCTACCGGGGGCGGCCTGGTCGTACTTTCTGGAAGAAGTCCATCTCGGGTCGAGATGTCACCGACCTGCAGGGCATCTACACGAAGAAGTTCGAGATCGATCCGAGCTCCTCCGTGGCTACCGCGGGCAGCTGTTTCGCACAGCACATCTCCCGGTACCTGCGCGGGGCCGGCTACAACGTCGTGGACGCCGAGCCCGGACCCGGCAACGTCGACGTCGAACTGCTGCGAGAGCACGGCTACGGCGTCTACTCCGCCCGCTACGGCAACATCTACTTCGTCCGGCAACTGCTGCAGCTCGCCCAGGAGGCGTTCTCCGGCTCCGTGCGCGAGGACATCGCCTGGCAGCGGGGCGATCGCTGGTTCGACGCACTCCGTCCTGCCGTCGAGCCCGAGGGCCTCGCCAGTGCTGCACACGTGGAACGACAGCGCGCCGAGCACATCGTCGCAGTGAGATCGGTCCTCACGGACTCCGATGTCCTCGTCTTCACGCTGGGGCTCACGGAGGGATGGGAGGATGTCCGATCCGGAACGATCTACCCGACCGCTCCCGGCACCATCGCGGGCGATTACGATCCTGACCGTTACCGGTTCCACAATTTCACCGTCTCCGAGATCGTGCAGGACTTCACCGAGTTCCGCACCCTCGTGCGGACCGTGAACCCCGGCATCAAGTTCCTGCTGACGGTTTCGCCCGTCCCGCTCGCCGCGACCGCAACCGACGACAACGTCCTGGTCGCCACCACCTACTCCAAAGCCGTACTGCGTGCAGCGGCGGGGATGCTGGCATCGGAATTCGATGACATCGACTACTTCCCGTCCTACGAGATCGTCACCTCCCACGCGCCCGGCAATGAGCCGTTCGACGAGACCGGGCGAAACGTGCGGCCCGAGACTGTCGAGAAGGTGATGGCCTACTTCCTGTCCGAGCATGTGGCGCGAGGCGCCGAGGCGGACGCGGATGCAGATGCCGAACACCCGGTCGCCCCTCCGGCGTCCCCCGAGGCCGCCGGCCGGAATCCGAAGTCGGCCGACTATGAGGCCGTCGACGAGCGCGTCTTCTGCGAGGAAGCGATTCTGGAGGCTTTCGCCGATGAGGATTGA
- a CDS encoding VanZ family protein, which produces MTQIHVGPPPPRSHARLWISTLLLIVYSAFVLLVTMWPQPEQLEFDSIAGRVLRALHNLGVPERFGYNELEFVANIGMFVPLGFLLGLALARKAWWLAIFLLPAFSGAIEFTQGIALDERVSTVLDVLSNTVGGYLGLLLAMILRAMIHARDRTMIERELWERRAAAAELQRQNEARATARSAEGARRAAVWAEEPDPVTRVLDADFWETGDAPTVRIPV; this is translated from the coding sequence ATGACACAGATCCACGTGGGACCGCCGCCTCCGCGAAGCCATGCGCGGCTGTGGATCTCGACGCTGCTGCTCATCGTCTACTCCGCCTTCGTGCTGCTGGTGACGATGTGGCCGCAGCCCGAGCAACTCGAATTCGACAGCATCGCCGGGCGGGTGCTCCGCGCACTGCACAACCTCGGGGTGCCCGAGCGGTTCGGCTACAACGAGCTGGAGTTCGTCGCCAACATCGGCATGTTCGTGCCGCTCGGATTCCTGCTCGGACTCGCGCTCGCGCGCAAGGCCTGGTGGCTCGCGATCTTCCTGCTGCCGGCTTTCTCCGGAGCGATCGAGTTCACGCAGGGCATCGCCCTGGACGAGCGCGTGTCTACCGTTCTCGACGTGCTGTCGAACACGGTCGGCGGGTACCTGGGGCTGCTGCTCGCGATGATCCTGAGGGCGATGATCCACGCCAGAGATCGCACCATGATCGAACGCGAGCTGTGGGAGCGTCGCGCTGCCGCGGCCGAACTGCAGCGCCAGAATGAGGCTCGAGCCACAGCGCGCTCGGCAGAGGGAGCACGGCGTGCTGCGGTGTGGGCGGAGGAGCCCGACCCGGTGACCCGCGTCTTGGACGCGGACTTCTGGGAGACGGGCGACGCTCCTACGGTGCGGATTCCTGTCTGA
- the tuf gene encoding elongation factor Tu, with amino-acid sequence MAKAKFERTKPHVNIGTIGHVDHGKTTLSAAISKVLADKYPSDTNVQRDFASIDSAPEERQRGITINISHIEYETPKRHYAHVDAPGHADYVKNMITGAAQMDGAILVVAATDGPMAQTREHVLLAKQVGVPYLLVALNKADMVDDEEILELVELEVSELLASQGFAEDAPVVRVSALKALEGDEKWTQSILDLMEAVDNNVPDPVRDKDKPFLMPVEDVFTITGRGTVVTGRAERGTLAINSEVEIVGLRPTVKTTVTGIEMFHKQLDEAWAGENCGLLLRGTKREDVERGQVIVKPGSVTPHTDFAGTAYILSKDEGGRHNPFYTNYRPQFYFRTTDVTGVITLPEGTEMVMPGDTTDVTVELIQPIAMEEGLGFAIREGGRTVGAGTVTKIIK; translated from the coding sequence GTGGCTAAGGCCAAGTTCGAGCGGACCAAGCCGCACGTCAACATCGGAACCATCGGTCACGTCGACCACGGCAAGACCACGCTCTCCGCAGCGATCTCGAAGGTGCTTGCTGACAAGTACCCCTCCGACACGAACGTGCAGCGCGACTTCGCTTCCATCGACTCGGCGCCGGAAGAGCGCCAGCGTGGAATCACCATCAACATCTCGCACATCGAGTACGAGACCCCGAAGCGCCACTACGCGCACGTTGACGCTCCCGGCCACGCCGACTACGTCAAGAACATGATCACCGGTGCTGCTCAGATGGACGGCGCGATCCTCGTGGTCGCCGCCACCGACGGCCCGATGGCTCAGACGCGTGAGCACGTGCTGCTCGCCAAGCAGGTCGGCGTCCCCTACCTGCTCGTCGCACTGAACAAGGCCGACATGGTCGACGACGAGGAGATCCTGGAGCTCGTCGAGCTCGAGGTCTCCGAGCTGCTCGCCTCGCAGGGCTTCGCCGAGGACGCTCCTGTCGTCCGCGTCTCCGCTCTGAAGGCACTCGAGGGTGACGAGAAGTGGACCCAGTCCATCCTCGACCTCATGGAGGCCGTCGACAACAACGTTCCCGACCCCGTGCGCGACAAGGACAAGCCGTTCCTCATGCCCGTCGAGGACGTCTTCACGATCACCGGTCGTGGAACCGTCGTCACCGGCCGCGCCGAGCGTGGCACGCTGGCCATCAACTCCGAGGTCGAGATCGTCGGACTCCGTCCGACTGTCAAGACCACGGTCACGGGTATCGAGATGTTCCACAAGCAGCTCGACGAGGCATGGGCCGGCGAGAACTGTGGTCTCCTGCTCCGTGGCACGAAGCGTGAGGACGTCGAGCGCGGTCAGGTCATCGTCAAGCCGGGTTCGGTCACGCCGCACACCGACTTCGCCGGTACCGCGTACATCCTGTCCAAGGATGAGGGTGGGCGTCACAACCCGTTCTACACGAACTACCGCCCGCAGTTCTACTTCCGCACCACCGACGTCACCGGCGTCATCACGCTGCCCGAGGGCACCGAGATGGTCATGCCCGGCGACACCACCGACGTGACGGTCGAGCTGATCCAGCCGATCGCCATGGAGGAGGGCCTCGGCTTCGCCATCCGTGAGGGTGGACGCACCGTCGGCGCCGGTACGGTCACGAAGATCATCAAGTAA
- the fusA gene encoding elongation factor G, translating into MAQDVLTDLSKVRNIGIMAHIDAGKTTTTERILFYTGVNHKLGETHDGASTTDWMEQEKERGITITSAAVTCYWNKNQINIIDTPGHVDFTVEVERSLRVLDGAVAVFDGKEGVEPQSETVWRQADKYNVPRICFVNKMDKLGADFYFTVDTIINRLGAKPLVIQLPIGAENDFIGVVDLVEMRALVWAGDSKGDVTMGASYEIQEIPADLKEKADEYRQQLLETVAETDDALLEKFFGGEELTVAEIKGAIRKLTVASEIYPVLCGSAFKNRGVQPMLDAVVDYLPNPLDVGSIEAHDPKDYDTIIERHPDAKDPFAALAFKVAVHPFFGRLTYVRVYSGQLDSGAAVINSTKGKKERIGKIFQMHANKEIPVPSVTAGNIYAVIGLKDTTTGDTLTDPASPVVLESMTFPEPVIEVAIEPKTKADQEKLGVAIQKLAEEDPTFRTELNPETGQTTIKGMGELHLDILVDRMKREFNVEANVGKPQVAYRETIRKGVEKYDYTHKKQTGGSGQFAKIQFNIEPLDLDDEKTYEFVNAVTGGRIPREYIGSIDAGFQDAMNVGVLAGYPIVGVKATIVDGAAHDVDSSEMAFKIAGSMGMKEALRRANPALLEPLMAVEVRTPEEYMGDVIGDLNSRRGQIQSMEDAAGVKVVRAHVPLSEMFGYIGDLRSKTSGRAVYSMEFNSYAEVPRAVADEIVQKHQGGGE; encoded by the coding sequence GTGGCACAAGACGTGCTCACCGACCTGAGCAAGGTTCGGAACATCGGCATCATGGCTCACATCGATGCTGGCAAGACCACCACGACCGAGCGCATCCTGTTCTACACGGGCGTCAACCACAAGCTCGGCGAGACCCACGACGGTGCCTCGACCACCGACTGGATGGAGCAGGAGAAGGAGCGCGGCATCACGATCACGTCTGCCGCCGTGACCTGCTACTGGAACAAGAACCAGATCAACATCATCGACACCCCCGGTCACGTGGACTTCACGGTCGAGGTGGAGCGCTCGCTCCGCGTCCTCGACGGTGCTGTCGCCGTCTTCGACGGCAAGGAGGGCGTCGAGCCCCAGTCCGAGACCGTGTGGCGTCAGGCCGACAAGTACAACGTCCCCCGCATCTGCTTCGTCAACAAGATGGACAAGCTCGGCGCGGACTTCTACTTCACCGTCGACACCATCATCAACCGCCTCGGCGCCAAGCCGCTGGTCATCCAGCTGCCCATCGGTGCGGAGAACGACTTCATCGGCGTCGTCGACCTCGTCGAGATGCGCGCGCTCGTCTGGGCGGGTGACTCCAAGGGTGACGTCACCATGGGTGCCTCCTACGAGATCCAGGAGATCCCGGCCGACCTCAAGGAGAAGGCCGACGAGTACCGTCAGCAGCTCCTCGAGACCGTCGCCGAGACCGACGACGCGCTGCTCGAGAAGTTCTTCGGTGGCGAGGAGCTGACCGTCGCCGAGATCAAGGGCGCGATCCGCAAGCTCACCGTGGCTTCCGAGATCTACCCGGTCCTCTGCGGTTCCGCGTTCAAGAACCGTGGCGTGCAGCCGATGCTGGATGCCGTCGTCGACTACCTCCCGAACCCGCTCGACGTGGGTTCGATCGAGGCGCACGACCCCAAGGACTACGACACGATCATCGAGCGTCACCCCGACGCGAAGGACCCGTTCGCGGCTCTCGCGTTCAAGGTCGCCGTGCACCCGTTCTTCGGTCGCCTGACCTACGTCCGCGTCTACTCGGGACAGCTCGACTCCGGCGCTGCGGTCATCAACTCGACAAAGGGCAAGAAGGAGCGCATCGGGAAGATCTTCCAGATGCACGCCAACAAGGAGATCCCGGTTCCCTCGGTCACCGCCGGCAACATCTACGCCGTCATCGGTCTGAAGGACACCACCACCGGTGACACCCTCACCGACCCGGCCTCGCCGGTCGTCCTCGAGTCGATGACGTTCCCCGAGCCCGTCATCGAGGTCGCGATCGAGCCGAAGACCAAGGCCGACCAGGAGAAGCTGGGTGTCGCCATCCAGAAGCTCGCTGAAGAGGACCCGACCTTCCGCACGGAGCTCAACCCCGAGACCGGTCAGACGACCATCAAGGGCATGGGCGAGCTGCACCTCGACATCCTCGTCGATCGCATGAAGCGCGAGTTCAACGTCGAGGCCAACGTCGGCAAGCCGCAGGTGGCGTACCGCGAGACGATCCGCAAGGGCGTCGAGAAGTACGACTACACGCACAAGAAGCAGACCGGTGGATCGGGTCAGTTCGCGAAGATCCAGTTCAACATCGAGCCGCTCGACCTCGACGACGAGAAGACGTACGAGTTCGTCAACGCGGTCACCGGTGGTCGCATCCCGCGTGAGTACATCGGCTCGATCGATGCCGGCTTCCAGGACGCGATGAACGTCGGCGTGCTCGCCGGATACCCCATCGTGGGTGTCAAGGCGACCATCGTCGATGGTGCTGCTCACGACGTTGACTCCTCGGAGATGGCGTTCAAGATCGCAGGATCGATGGGCATGAAGGAAGCCCTTCGTCGGGCGAACCCGGCGCTGCTCGAGCCGCTCATGGCGGTCGAGGTGCGTACTCCCGAGGAGTACATGGGCGACGTCATCGGCGACCTGAACTCGCGTCGTGGCCAGATCCAGTCGATGGAGGACGCCGCAGGCGTCAAGGTCGTCCGTGCACACGTCCCGCTGTCCGAGATGTTCGGCTACATCGGCGACCTGCGCTCGAAGACCTCGGGCCGCGCCGTCTACTCGATGGAGTTCAACAGCTACGCTGAGGTTCCCCGCGCTGTGGCCGACGAGATCGTCCAGAAGCACCAGGGCGGCGGCGAGTAA